CACGGCGACGCGGCGATAGAGGACGTCGAGCCGTTCCAACTCCGCAGGCTCAAGATCCCGCGGCGAGCGACGCGCACGCTGCACCAATTGGTCCAGTTCGTCCCAAAGCGGCTTGTTGCGGGCGTAGAAATGGCTCATATTCGCTGATCCCCCGTGCGACGGGGAAGTTCGCGTCCTCGCGACGTCGGAAGCTAATTAACTCCGGTTCTCCGGCTCGGCATCATACCATGAATCACCAGGTCGCATTCGAAACGCCCGAGAACATTCATGTTTCGTATCGCCTGGCCGGCGTCGGCACGCGATTCGTCGCGTGGTTTGTCGACCAACTCATTTTGACCGCCTTCTGCATCCTGTTTGCAATCGTCTCCCTAATTGTCGGCGCATCGCTCGGTTGGTCGCTAGGCGGCTGGCTGCCGAAGCTCGATCCCAAAACTTCCAGCGATCCCGCTGAGAACGCGCGGCAAATTGTACTCATTGCCGGCGGCGTCTCCATGGCCGTGTGGTCGCTCGGAGGGTTTGTCTACTTCGGTCTCAGCGAGTTAATTCTCCGCGGCCAGACGATCGGCAAACGGTTAATGCGCATTCGCGTCGTCAACACCGATGGCTTTAGTCTCCACCCCGCAGGCGTGCTGGTCCGAACGATCTTCCGCCTCATCGACCAGCTGCCGGTGCTCTGGATCGTGCCGGTGATCACCAAGCAGCAACAACGCTTCGGCGACATGACCGCGCGTACGCTCGTCGTCAGCGACGAGACCACTGAATTGAGCCCCCTGCGCGAGGCTCTAGCGAATCACCCGCCCGCTGAGAGTCGCTTCCGCTTCGATGCGACGATGCTGAAGAAGTGTCGATCGATTGACTTCGAAGCTGCCGAGCAACTCGTGGAGCGCTGGAACACGCTGGCCGAACCGCTGCGAGACACCGTCGCAGAAAAGATCGTCACGGCCATCGCCGGTCGCGTGGGGACGGAAGCGCCGCCGCCAGCGGAGCAACGGGCGTTTCTAATCGACTTGCTCGCCGCAGAGTTCCGCCGCCAAAGCCGCAGCCTTGGTTAGGCAAACCGATTCGGCGATCATCGAACGCGTGCTTTAGCCCTTGCGACTCAATCCGCGGACGAAGCGGCCGCCCGATTCATACACCGGCCCCAGGCCGCGGACGCGCACCAGCTTCACAATCGCCTGCCGAAGCTCGAGCCCTGCGATCGAAAAATCGAGCGCGTAGTACGGCGCCCGCAAATACTGCGTGTGAATGAGACCGATGCCGTCGTGCGAAACGTTGGTCGTCGTCATGCGAATCGGTTTGCCGGTGACGCGAAAGTCTTCACCCAGCGGTACGGCCACGACGGGCGCGACCGCGGCGTATCGCTTGTAACGCCGACGTTCCACGCCCTTAAACTCGCGGGATGTCAGCATGCGCACCAACCGCTGCAGATGCTCCGGCGGCGTCGAATCGACTGGTTCCTCGGGAGCATTCCCCAAATTGGCAATGAGTCCGTCTTCCGCGGCAAGCAGCGTGACGCCGCTGTAGTCGGCGAGATTTTCGGGATCGAACGTCGCGTAGACGATGGCTCCGCAGCTCTGGCAATACCAAGCCTGTGCGTTCGCCCGCGGCGTTGGCGCACGAAACGCATGCCAAGTCGCACAGCCGGCGCAGTTGCCGTGGCCGAGAACGTCGGCCGCCTCAAGTTGTTGATCGGTGGCAGCCGCGGTTCCGATCAGCGCGCTCGATACGGCGCCGCTCGTAGGGCACTCGATGACCGCTTCTTCAATCCCCTGGCCGCGCAGCGTCTGCAGTTGTCCCGCATCGAGCTGGGCGCCCTTCTCCAACAGCTTTTCGCGCTGCCCGTCGTACAACGACGCCGCGAGAATGCTGCCGGGAGCAATATCCTCAAGTCGAACTTTGCGATAGGCAACCATTGCGATTTCCTTTGTGCCGATGCGAAGGAAGTTTCGCGCGGATGAGTCGGCGGAACGAGACTTCTGACGAGACTGCACAACCCTATGCCACTGTTCCCGCCTGCGAAGAATCTCTGCGGGTAAACGCACCGGTCTATCCCAAACTTGCGCTCGGTCGCAGCGGGAATCGCCCGCATGATCGCGCGCACCTGCACGATCGTCATGATGCGAACCATTGCTTGCCGCCGCCGCGACAGCCAGCGGCGCCGTCGGCCAGCGCGAAGTCTGTCGTTCAACACGGCAAATCTCAAGAAACAGTGAGATTCGCCGCTCTTAAAAGTGTCGCAAAAACGCAATTCCCGCGGGTTGTCGCCCCTGCGGGCTTGGCCGACAATCGAGTGCTGATCGTCTCTCTTCGTTCACCCAGGCAGACCCCTCCCATGAAGCTCATACCGCTACCTTCGCGTCATTTCTCTTCCTGCAGTTCGAGCCTCTTTGCCGCCGCTATGGCCTGCACGCTGCTCGCCGCCTCAGTCGCCGCGGCCGGCGAACGCTGGTCGGCGGAGAAGGCCAATGAGTGGTACGGCAAGCAGCCGTGGCTCGTCGGCTGCAACTTCTCGCCGAACACCGCCATCAACCAACTCGAAATGTGGCAAGCCGAGACGTTCGACCCGGAGACGATCGACCGAGAACTTGGCTGGGCTGCGTCAATTGGTATGAACACCGTCCGCGTCTTCCTACACGACGTGCCGTACCAGGACGACGCCGAGGGTTTCTTCAAGCGCATTGATCAGTTCCTCGACATCTGCGCGAAGCACAAAATCCGACCGATGGTCGTCCTGTTCGACGGCGTCTGGGATCCAGATCCCCAATCGGGCCCGCAACGTCGCCCGCGCTTGGGCGTCCACAACAGCGGCTGGGTCCAGGGTCCGGGCCGCGTCATCCTTGCTGATCCCAAAAAACAAGACGCGCTGAAGGGTTACGTCACCGCCGTCATCAAGCGCTACGGCCAGGACGAACGCGTCCTCGCGTGGGATCTGTTCAACGAACCCGATAACCCCAACTCGAACAGCTACGGCCCGCTGGAATTGAAGAACAAGGACGAAGCCGCTGAGCGGCTCGTTCGCAAGAGCTTCGAATGGGCCCGCGAGGTGAATCCGTCGCAACCGCTGACCGTCGGCGTCTGGCGCGGCCCTGAATGGGACGCTCACGACAAGCTGAACCTGGTCCACAAGGCCGCGCTCGAACTGAGCGACGTTATTTCGTTCCACAACTACGACGGACCCGAGATTCTCAACGGCCGCATCGCCCAGCTTCGCAAGACCGGCCGCCCGCTCATCTGCACCGAGTTTCTCGCCCGCGGCAACGGCAGCACGTGGGAAGCAGTGCTGCCGATCTTCAAGAAAGAAAAGATCGGCTGCTACTGCTGGGGCCTCGTCGACGGCAAGACGAACACGAAGTACCCGTGGCCGACCTGGGCGATGCCGGAACTGGGCGAACCGAAGCCTTGGCATCACGAGATCTTCCACACCGACGGCAAGCCCTACAGCGACGCCGAGGTGAAGTTCATCAAGGGACTCACCGGAGCCAAATAATTGCGAACAATCGCCGCCTGACGGCGATTACGAATAGACGACCGAGCCGGCGGAGGAGCCTTTCCTCCGCCGGCTTTTTTCGTGGCTGCTCGATTGGCTAATCGCGGGCGCTGGAGCCGCCAACCACCGACAGTGGTCGTCGACTAGGATGAGGTGCGACCGCCACGCGCGGCGAACTCCTTCCCAGGCGCCCGATGCATGACGTTCAGCAGCCTCAGCTTCTCGCTTCACGCAACCAGTTTCGCCGCCGCACTGTTGATCGCATGCTCCGCCGGTATGACGGCCCATGCAGACGACCCCACGGCGGAGCAGGGGAGCGGACTAGCACTTTGGTACGACGCACCAGCCGAGCGTTGGACTGAGGCACTCCCCATCGGCAACGGCCGACTCGGCGCTATGATCTTCGGCGGCGTTGCCGAGGAACGGCTGCAACTCAACGAAGACACCCTCTGGACCGGCGGCCCGCATTGTTACGATCACCCCGGCGCCGCCGAGGCGTTGCCGGAGCTTCGCCGGCTGCTATTCGCCGGCCGCCAACGCGAAGCGGAAGCCCTGGCGATGGAGCGATTCATGTCGATCCCGCTCCGCCAGCGCGCCTACCAGCCGCTCGGCGACCTCAAACTCACGTTTCCCGTTCATGGGAAGGCCGTAAACTATCGCCGCCAACTCGACCTCGACGCCGCCATCGCAACTACGGAGTACGAAGCCGACGGCTTCCGCTACCGCCGCGAGATTTTCGCCAGCGCCCCGGCACGGGCGATCGTTGTACGCCTCTCCAGCAACCGCGCCGGACAGTTGTCGTTCAACGCTGCGCTCGACAGCCCGCAAACCGATCTCGAATTCAGCGAGGTGCGTTTCGGAGCCTCGCCCAAGCCAAGTCTCCGCCTCACTGGCCGCGTCCGCGATCAAGTCGATCAAACCGGCGCCCCCGTCCCTGGCGAAATGAAGTTCGCCGCCAACGTGACGCTCATCGAAACTGACGGCAACGTCTCGATCGACGCGCGAGCGCTCCGCATCTCCCACGCCACGCACGCCACGCTGCTTGTCACCGCTGCGACGAACTTCGTCAATTTCCAAGACATCTCCGCCGATCCGATCAAACGCAGCGACGAGGACGCTGAACAATCCGCGCGTGACTCGTTCGAAACGCTCCGTCGCGATCATCTCGCAGATTACCAGCCGCTGTTCCGCCGCGCAACGCTGCAACTCGGCCCGCCGGCCGGCGACGCCTCACTGCCGACCGATCAGCGCATCTTAAACTATGCGGAAGACCAAGATCCGCGACTCGCCGCGCTCTTTTTTCAGTACGGTCGGTACTTGCTGATCGCCTGCAGCCGTCCCGGCGATCAGCCGGCTAACCTGCAAGGCATGTGGAACGACCGGCTAAAACCGTCGTGGGATAGCAAGCATACGACGAACATCAATTTTGAAATGAACTACTGGCTCGCTGAAATCGCCAACCTGCCGGGGTGTGCGGAACCGCTCTTTGCCGCCGTCGACGACCTCGCCGTCAGCGGCGCTCGGACCGCACGCACCCACTACGACGCCGACGGTTGGGTCGTCCACCACAATTTTGACTTGTGGCGCGGTACGGCGCCGATCAACAACTCGACGCACGGCATCTGGCCGACCGGCGGCGCGTGGCTCTGCCACCATCTGTGGCAGCACTATCTCTATACTGGCGACAAAACCTTCCTACGCGAACGCGCGTACCCGCTAATGCGCGGCGCTGCCGAGTTCTTCGTTGACACCCTCGTCGAAGATCGGCGCCCCCCAGAACATTGGCTCGTCAGCGGCCCCAGTAACTCGCCAGAGCAGGGAGGCCTCGTGATAGGTCCGACGATGGACCATCAACTCATCCGTGACTTGCTGGCGAATTGCGTCGCAGCGGCGGCGATCGTCGGCGACGATCGCCCCGAAATCGCGAAGTGGCAAGCCATGCAGCGCCGCCTCGCCCCCAACCGCATCGGCCGGCACGGTCAGCTGCAGGAATGGCTCGAAGACGTCGACGATCCGCACAATGATCATCGCCACGTTTCCCACCTCTGGGGACTCTACCCCGGCAGCGAAATCACCGTGGAGACTCCCGAGCTACTGCAAGCCGCACAGAAGTCTCTAGAATTTCGCGGCAACGAAGGTACGGGCTGGTCGCGAGCCTGGAAAATCAACTTCTGGGCGCGGCTTCGCAACGGTGATCGCGCCTGGCACGTGCTCAACGGCCTGCTCACGCTTACCGATTCGCCCAAAACGAAGAACCGGGGCGGCGGCGTCTATCCCAACCTCTTCGACGCCCATCCGCCGTTTCAGATTGACGGCAACTTCGGTGCGGCGGCCGGCATCGCTGAAATGCTGCTGCAGTCGCATCTCAGCGGACCGGACGACTCTGCGATCATCGAACTCCTGCCGGCGCTGCCCGTCGCTTGGAGCGAAGGCGAAGTCGCCGGCTTCCGCGCCCGCGGCGGTTTCGAACTCTCCTTTGCATGGAAGGGCGGAAAGCTCGCGCGAGCGACCGTCAAATCTTTGCTCGGCAAACCACTCACAATTCGCTGCGGCGACCACTCGCTCTCGCTGCCAACGAAAATCGGCGCCGAGTATGAACTCGACGCCGATCTTCAGTTGAGTACTGCGAGCAAGGAGTAACCTCGAATTCAAGGTTGCTCGTTCGCGACTAATGTTGCCGCCGTCGCAGCGCTAGCCCCCCGATGCCGATCAGCGCGAGCGCCGCAGCCGCCGGTTCAGGCACTGCCGCAATCGCCGCGGCTACGCTGATCGTCCCCGTCGTCAGCAGCTGCGAAGTATTCCATGCCCGCCCGCCGCCGAGCGCCGGCAAGCTGAGCGTGAATGTCCCCGTCGCCGTCGTGAAGTCGAGGATATCGAACGAATTGCCAATCGACGGCGAGAAGCCGTTGATGAAGTCAATGTCGAGCGTGCCCCCTGCGGCGAGCGTGCCGCTGAGGCTGAGCTTGTCGTACTGCCCCGCCGTGGCGCCGCCGAGTTCAAACAGCGCCGTCGAACCCGTATTAAACGCCGCGTTGCCGTTGACTGTCAGCGTGCCGGCGCCAGTCGTGCCCGGATTAACGACGCCACTCACCGTCAGCGCGCCGCTCGTCGCGCCGGTTCCACCCAGGGTGGCTCCTGCGGCAACCGTGTACGCCCCGCCGCCAGTATGCGTACCGTTGACGAGCAGTTTGCCGCCGGCGACGCTCGTCGTACCGGTGTACGTGTTGGCGCCACTGACCACCCAAACGCCGCCGCCGGTCTTCTCCAGATTGACGACGCCTCCCTTGGCGGAGTTCGTAATCGCCGATGCGAGCGTATTGTCGTTCGCGTTAGCGCCAGCCAGCGTGAGCGTCCGCGGCGTCGTGCCGAACACGATCCGCGTGTTGCTCTTCAAGCGAAACCCGTAGCTCGCGCTAAGTCCCAACGTGCGCCCGTCGTCGCTGATGCCGGTGACCGTAGTTCCCGCCGGAATTAGCGGAGCGGTCAGCGGCGGGGCTCCGATGCCGCCGGCGTCAGGATCGGTCGCCGTCATCCCGACAATGATGTCGCTGCTGTCGGCGACGTCGTAAATGCCGGTCGGGTCGCGGGTGAAATCGTCGAGCGTGCCGTTGCGATCTTCCGCATCGTCGCGGCCGAGCGCCCCGGCATTCGAGAAGACCACGGCCCCGGTTCCCGACGAATCGATCGTCGCCCCGCCGGTACCGATGGTAAAGAGCCGATTGGTGGAATCGCCCGTACCGACGTACTTCAGCGTGCTCCCCTGGATGAACAGGTTCGCCGCGTCGCTCGTCGCCGAGCCAATGCTGCTCGCCACGCCGCCGTTCGAGAGCTTGTCCGCCACGAGCGTCGGCGCCACTTCTTTGTAATAGGTCGGCCCGACCGACAGATTGTTGTTGCTCGAATCCGCGGCCGCTTGGGCTTCAGAAGTCGTGGTGTACTTCGTCAGGATCGTCGTCGAGCCGGTGTAGGTGTTGTCGCCGAGCAACTGCACCGTGCCACCGTTGCGAACCTCTAGGCTGTTGCCGCCAGTGAGTTGCGCGTTCGGCAGCGTCAGCGTTCCGGCGCCGCCGCCGAGGTGGTACTTGCTGTTCGCAGGCGTGATCGAGCCGGTGAACGTCAGCCCCGTTTCCGGCGCGGCGACGGTCATGTTCGCGGCGTTCGCCAGCACGCCGGTGAAGTCGAGCGTCGCCGCTGCGTCGCTCGCCGCGAGCATCAAGCCGCCGCGGCTCGTCGGATCGATCTTCGCCATGAACGCCGCGTTGTTCGCGACGCCCGTATCGACGCCAACGGCGCCGCCGCGGGCGACGATCAATCCCGCCCCGACGTTGAGCGAGTCATTGTTCGCATAGTGCAGGTTGCCCATATCGATGATTTCAGACCCGGCGTGAGAATTGTTCCCCGCCGCGACATTGATCACCAGCACGCCGCTGCCTGTCTTGCGCAAGCCGCGGTTTTGCCCCGAGTTCAACGGGTCAGGGTGAATGCTGCCCGTGATCACCGTCTTCCCGGTCCCGTCGAAGACAAAGCGACGCTCAATATCTGGCTCGTCGTTCTCCCAAATATCGAGCCGACCTGCGACGGTAAACGTCTTGCCCGCCGGCAGCATGTTGACGATGCCGCGGTTATTCGTCTGGGTGATGTTGCCGGCCCAGGTGAGCGAATGGTCGCCTTTGATCGTCTGCCATTGGGCGACGATCATGTTGTTCGAGATCACCCGCGCGTCGTCGGTCGAGAGCAGGTTGTAGCCGAACTGGTTCGCCGGCCCCGCTTGGCGATAGCTCGACAGTGAATCGTCGCTCGGATCGCTTGGCAGCGCTCCCGGATTGCGCCCCAGTGCGTTGTCGTGGCCAAGCACAAGATTGCCGCGGCCCGCGCGAACGCTGCCGGCGTAGGTATTGTTCCCGTTGAGTTCCACTGTCGACAGCGGCAGCCGCGCCCCGTTGCCTTGACCGCCGATCACCAGATCGCCGGCGCCGCTCATCACGCCGTTGACGATCAGTTTGCCTTGCGAACGATCGCTGTCGTTGATCTTGAAGTCGATCGCCGTCAGCGCGTCGGAGTTGTTGATCGCCAACCCGCCGTTGAGCGTGACCGTCACTTCCGGCGCCACAATCCGGAGCGCCGAGTTGCTGACGCCGCCGGCCCCAGGATCGCCGGTGTAGCTCAAGCCGCCGTTGATCGTCAGGTTCCGCGTGCCGGCAATCTCCAATTGCTCGTTGTCGAGGAAAACGTTCGCGTCGATCACATTGTTCGAGCCCGCCACGCCCTTCGTTTCCACGAAGGCCGTCCCCGCCGTGAACATTTCCGAACCAAGCCCGAACTGGTTCTTCCAGATCGTGAGATCGGCCGCTTCGACGATCGTGTTCGCGTCGGCGTCGCCCTTATTATTGTTGCTTTGCGCCGTCGTCCCCAGATTGCGCTGCCAGATTAAAAAATCGGCGCCGTTGACGTACGAGTCGCCGTTGAAATCCGCGTTGCCGACGAGCGTCGGCGGCACGAAGCCGTTGCGGAAGGTCAGCGTCCCGCCGGAAATCTGCGTCGTCACCGCCGCCGAGGATCCGCCGATATTGAGGCCCGCAACCGTGACCCCGCCGCCCGTGTTGACGTTCAAGTTCGCAGCCAGCGCCTGCGACAAGTTGGCCGTATGGAGCGGATCGTTCGGAAAATTCGCCGTCTGCCAGTTGCCGTTCAGCTGCCACGTTTGGGCGCCGGTTTTCGCTGGACTCCAAGCGAACTCAATCAGCGGGCTCTGGGCGAACGCCGTCGTCGGAATTGCCGCCGCAGCCGTAGCCGCGGCCCACGTGGAAAATCGCCTCACTCTGCTCATGGTCGCTCAATCCTTCTCCATTGCAGCGCGTCGCACGCCGTGCGAGCAGCCTGGTGCAGGGGCTGATCGCGCCGTCCAGCGCGCAGCCGATAACTCGATTGATTGCCAGTCGTCAGTACGAACGTTGAAAAGATCAGCGCCTTCGCCAGCAGCGACGGCGCGAAAAGGGGGCGTCCGAGCGACCGCGGAGCCTCCGCGGCCGCTCGTTGCCGAATTCACAGTCGTGGGAATGGCCGTTCGCCGCCCGCCTAGCGACGGCGAACCGCCAACATTCCCAAGGCGCCCAATCCGAGGAGCGCGAAGCTCGCCGGTTCCGGCACGATGAGCAACTGCGGCGAGAAGGGCGAGTAGCCGTTCGCGTCGGTGGCGTTGCTCGCTCCCGACCACGGACTGCCGAGCGGATTGCTCGGATTCGTCGTGTCGGAGTCGTAACCAGTGTCGACGGTGAGCGTCGTCATTTCCTTCGGATTGAACAGATAGTTAAAGTTTTTCCAGTCATTGATCGGAATCTTGCCGTCGTGGGCGATGCCCGCGACGATCGTCACGGTCGTCTTTCCCTTGGACAACGCGCTGGCGATGAATTGGTCGAGCGCAGGGCTGTCAAATAGCATCTGGTCGCCGACGGCTAAACGATTCTGCGTCCCCAAGGCGCCGAATAGCTCCACACCCAGCGGAATCAGCGGCTGCACCAGCGGGCCGGCCCCGTCGGGATCGACCGTGTCGTAATCCTTCGTGCCGTTGTTGAAGTCCGGCGTTAATCCTGGAGCCGTCAGGTAAGTGATTCCGGTTTCCGTCCAGGTATTGCCAGCGTGGTCTGGATGCAAACCGTAGAACGCGATGCCCGGCCGA
This sequence is a window from Lacipirellula parvula. Protein-coding genes within it:
- a CDS encoding RDD family protein, with the protein product MNHQVAFETPENIHVSYRLAGVGTRFVAWFVDQLILTAFCILFAIVSLIVGASLGWSLGGWLPKLDPKTSSDPAENARQIVLIAGGVSMAVWSLGGFVYFGLSELILRGQTIGKRLMRIRVVNTDGFSLHPAGVLVRTIFRLIDQLPVLWIVPVITKQQQRFGDMTARTLVVSDETTELSPLREALANHPPAESRFRFDATMLKKCRSIDFEAAEQLVERWNTLAEPLRDTVAEKIVTAIAGRVGTEAPPPAEQRAFLIDLLAAEFRRQSRSLG
- a CDS encoding cellulase family glycosylhydrolase, with product MKLIPLPSRHFSSCSSSLFAAAMACTLLAASVAAAGERWSAEKANEWYGKQPWLVGCNFSPNTAINQLEMWQAETFDPETIDRELGWAASIGMNTVRVFLHDVPYQDDAEGFFKRIDQFLDICAKHKIRPMVVLFDGVWDPDPQSGPQRRPRLGVHNSGWVQGPGRVILADPKKQDALKGYVTAVIKRYGQDERVLAWDLFNEPDNPNSNSYGPLELKNKDEAAERLVRKSFEWAREVNPSQPLTVGVWRGPEWDAHDKLNLVHKAALELSDVISFHNYDGPEILNGRIAQLRKTGRPLICTEFLARGNGSTWEAVLPIFKKEKIGCYCWGLVDGKTNTKYPWPTWAMPELGEPKPWHHEIFHTDGKPYSDAEVKFIKGLTGAK
- a CDS encoding glycosyl hydrolase family 95 catalytic domain-containing protein yields the protein MTFSSLSFSLHATSFAAALLIACSAGMTAHADDPTAEQGSGLALWYDAPAERWTEALPIGNGRLGAMIFGGVAEERLQLNEDTLWTGGPHCYDHPGAAEALPELRRLLFAGRQREAEALAMERFMSIPLRQRAYQPLGDLKLTFPVHGKAVNYRRQLDLDAAIATTEYEADGFRYRREIFASAPARAIVVRLSSNRAGQLSFNAALDSPQTDLEFSEVRFGASPKPSLRLTGRVRDQVDQTGAPVPGEMKFAANVTLIETDGNVSIDARALRISHATHATLLVTAATNFVNFQDISADPIKRSDEDAEQSARDSFETLRRDHLADYQPLFRRATLQLGPPAGDASLPTDQRILNYAEDQDPRLAALFFQYGRYLLIACSRPGDQPANLQGMWNDRLKPSWDSKHTTNINFEMNYWLAEIANLPGCAEPLFAAVDDLAVSGARTARTHYDADGWVVHHNFDLWRGTAPINNSTHGIWPTGGAWLCHHLWQHYLYTGDKTFLRERAYPLMRGAAEFFVDTLVEDRRPPEHWLVSGPSNSPEQGGLVIGPTMDHQLIRDLLANCVAAAAIVGDDRPEIAKWQAMQRRLAPNRIGRHGQLQEWLEDVDDPHNDHRHVSHLWGLYPGSEITVETPELLQAAQKSLEFRGNEGTGWSRAWKINFWARLRNGDRAWHVLNGLLTLTDSPKTKNRGGGVYPNLFDAHPPFQIDGNFGAAAGIAEMLLQSHLSGPDDSAIIELLPALPVAWSEGEVAGFRARGGFELSFAWKGGKLARATVKSLLGKPLTIRCGDHSLSLPTKIGAEYELDADLQLSTASKE
- a CDS encoding beta strand repeat-containing protein, giving the protein MSRVRRFSTWAAATAAAAIPTTAFAQSPLIEFAWSPAKTGAQTWQLNGNWQTANFPNDPLHTANLSQALAANLNVNTGGGVTVAGLNIGGSSAAVTTQISGGTLTFRNGFVPPTLVGNADFNGDSYVNGADFLIWQRNLGTTAQSNNNKGDADANTIVEAADLTIWKNQFGLGSEMFTAGTAFVETKGVAGSNNVIDANVFLDNEQLEIAGTRNLTINGGLSYTGDPGAGGVSNSALRIVAPEVTVTLNGGLAINNSDALTAIDFKINDSDRSQGKLIVNGVMSGAGDLVIGGQGNGARLPLSTVELNGNNTYAGSVRAGRGNLVLGHDNALGRNPGALPSDPSDDSLSSYRQAGPANQFGYNLLSTDDARVISNNMIVAQWQTIKGDHSLTWAGNITQTNNRGIVNMLPAGKTFTVAGRLDIWENDEPDIERRFVFDGTGKTVITGSIHPDPLNSGQNRGLRKTGSGVLVINVAAGNNSHAGSEIIDMGNLHYANNDSLNVGAGLIVARGGAVGVDTGVANNAAFMAKIDPTSRGGLMLAASDAAATLDFTGVLANAANMTVAAPETGLTFTGSITPANSKYHLGGGAGTLTLPNAQLTGGNSLEVRNGGTVQLLGDNTYTGSTTILTKYTTTSEAQAAADSSNNNLSVGPTYYKEVAPTLVADKLSNGGVASSIGSATSDAANLFIQGSTLKYVGTGDSTNRLFTIGTGGATIDSSGTGAVVFSNAGALGRDDAEDRNGTLDDFTRDPTGIYDVADSSDIIVGMTATDPDAGGIGAPPLTAPLIPAGTTVTGISDDGRTLGLSASYGFRLKSNTRIVFGTTPRTLTLAGANANDNTLASAITNSAKGGVVNLEKTGGGVWVVSGANTYTGTTSVAGGKLLVNGTHTGGGAYTVAAGATLGGTGATSGALTVSGVVNPGTTGAGTLTVNGNAAFNTGSTALFELGGATAGQYDKLSLSGTLAAGGTLDIDFINGFSPSIGNSFDILDFTTATGTFTLSLPALGGGRAWNTSQLLTTGTISVAAAIAAVPEPAAAALALIGIGGLALRRRQH
- a CDS encoding PEP-CTERM sorting domain-containing protein, producing the protein MKLQRWFASCLACGALLVVGTSTQAAVIPTSFGVGADAEVREETPTTNRGTSNEIATRIVDNWPLGNANDGNDRNSFIYLKFDLTGQPLLGTKKTAVRLTYRNTNLTPNRITDTATPNPANRPGIAFYGLHPDHAGNTWTETGITYLTAPGLTPDFNNGTKDYDTVDPDGAGPLVQPLIPLGVELFGALGTQNRLAVGDQMLFDSPALDQFIASALSKGKTTVTIVAGIAHDGKIPINDWKNFNYLFNPKEMTTLTVDTGYDSDTTNPSNPLGSPWSGASNATDANGYSPFSPQLLIVPEPASFALLGLGALGMLAVRRR